The DNA sequence ACATGGCCGGTTTCACCATCACGATGTCGGCGCCCTCGGACAGGTCGAGTTCGAGTTCGCGCATCGCCTCGCGGAGGTTGGCGGGATCCTGCTGGTAGGACTTGCGGTCGCCACGCAGCGACGAGCCGACGGCCTCCCGGAACGGGCCGTAAAAGGCCGACGAGTACTTGGCGGTGTAGGCGAGGATCCCGGTGTCGGTGTATCCCGCGTCATCGAGTGCCGAACGGATCACGGCCACCTGACCGTCCATCATCCCGCTCGGCCCCACCAGGTGGGCGCCCGACTGCGCCTGCACCACAGCCATCTCGGCGTAGCGCAACAGGGTGGCGTCGTTGTCGACTGTGCCGTCATCGGCGAGCACACCGCAGTGCCCGTGGTCGGTGAACTCGTCGAGGCAGGTGTCGGCCATCAGGACAGTCGAATCGCCGAGCTCGGACGTCAGGAGTCGCAGAGCCGCATTGAGCACGCCGTCCGGATCGGTCCCGACGCTCCCGACGGCATCCTTGTCGCCCTCGGCAGGAACACCGAAGAG is a window from the Williamsia sp. DF01-3 genome containing:
- the hemB gene encoding porphobilinogen synthase → MTSPIDRPRRLRTTPAMRRMVAETSLEPRHLVLPMFVADGIDEPRPISSMPGVVQHTPDSLREAAVAAVESGVGGLMLFGVPAEGDKDAVGSVGTDPDGVLNAALRLLTSELGDSTVLMADTCLDEFTDHGHCGVLADDGTVDNDATLLRYAEMAVVQAQSGAHLVGPSGMMDGQVAVIRSALDDAGYTDTGILAYTAKYSSAFYGPFREAVGSSLRGDRKSYQQDPANLREAMRELELDLSEGADIVMVKPAMSYLDVLRRVADVADVPVAAYQISGEYAMITAAAERGWIDRDAAIVESLTSIRRAGADIVLTYWAHEVADKLR